The Anguilla rostrata isolate EN2019 chromosome 2, ASM1855537v3, whole genome shotgun sequence genome contains the following window.
cctgctggaGTATTATTTGTGTTCTTAAAATGCCTGACCACTCGATTGTCAGCACCAAAAAGAAATATCGGATAATTTCATTATTCTTTTTCTGTCACTAAAAGTAAAGTGTGATGACATATTAAGTGATTTGCTCCTTTAATTTAACAGAGAACATGAGGGGCAGGTCCTTCAGCTCTACACTAAGGCGCCTCTTACAGTCCCATCTGTGGGGAAGAACGCCTCACTGATACCtcaatatcattattattattctggcTGAATTAGGTGTTTAAAGTGTTCCCATACTGAGGATGGGAAGACTTCTTTAAAGGAGTGAATCAGACACTCAGTAAAACTCGGAAAACTTCCCAGAGAATGAGACAAACAAAGGCACAAAGACAACAGGCGAAAACAGGATGTCGCAGGTAAAGGGAAATGCATCCACTTCCTGTCGTCCCACTCACCCGCATTCTTGTTTGCAGCCTGCAGCGACTCGTAAACTTCTTGTTTGACGCAAACGGTTATCTAATACATCTCTGCTCAAAGTGCTGGACTACCTCAGAAGTTTTCATGACTttattgactgtacaaataacaGTCGCATAAATATTATGGTTCTCATggcttttttcttgtttgtttttttactcacCGTGTAAGAATTATACCCAGATTTTCCCCTcttcataaaaatatgcaaattctaTATTTTTGAGCTCTATATTTTGGAGAGCAGGAGCAgttcctgtgggagggggaAGTGAGTGGAATTAGTTGAGGTAATGCTCCACCAGGCCATTCACCACCAGTACCTCCTCATCCACAATCATGCCATTATTTGAGAAGGGGGCAACCCTAAAAACCAGTGATGAAATGGTACAGATCACCCATCTACGCTAAAAATAGTTTGTTGGTATGATGTATTCTACAATATCCTATCTCTACAAAATACTGAGTGAATGCTAGATTGACTGTTAAACCTGTCAgcagaatgaattaaacaaaaatgtaatgttctaACAGACTAAAACATTTCTCAAGTGTGTATCATTAATGTTATACttgtatttaaaacaatgttttaaaaagtaattgttCTCTTGATACCTAAGATACGCGAACTCAAGCTCCCTGTGCGTCATTAAAGCTGAATATTCCATTTTAGCCTCAGAAATAACGTCAGCTTTCTCGTTTGCCCCTGCTCTTTTACTGGactattaaaacagaaaaaacgtACTTTAAACCAGCCCTTCGACAGCGACCACCggatggatttttaaaatatcaggcCTGCGTTTTCATAAGCGAATTTACTGGACTTCCTTTGAAAAGCTAGCGCGCAGCAACGGGAGCTACCTAATCTCGCAGCTATTTTAACCGAAACCTAAAATTGTAGTCATCTGAATTTATAcacatttctgcaaacgttTTGACGAGCTATTCTTTCACTCTTAACACGAGGACATTAGCTTTCTAACAAGCTAGAAGTATGACTGACATTGGTTTGCTCTTGGACGAGAAGCTGGTAGGGGGGCTCGCTAGCTCGGGTAAGCTAACTAACTGCTACAGcaagttaactagctagctagctaagttagccaaGCTGTGCGTAGTCATTGTGAGCTAGCAAGCATAGCAAACATTTTACTTCAGTTAATTTTGTACAGTGTCCGTAAGTGGCCATTATTGCCAATTTTAACCGCTAGAAATTAGCttcttatactgtatgtagctCATTAAAttacctgcagctcctgctcaGACCACTCATTCTGTTTCGCTCGAGCGCTGAGTTTCTCCCGCCTGTGACTCAAGTTAACAGCATTTTTCAGCCTcttatctgattggctgagcaaGTACAGTGGCTGGTGGAATAAATAGACTGAAAATGGACAGGACTGTTATTATTTGGGAAGCTGCCAGTCATATTTCAGTACATCTTTATGGATTTACCAAACGTGCGGGAAGGTGAatgcgcatatgtgtgtatctgagtgtgtagATTTTGAGTATGTGCGCATATGTGTAGGctacctgcgtgtgtgtttctgattctCTGCTGACTGGTTTGGGGTTTCCAAAAGACTGGGTCATGACTACAGAGTGTACAGACACCTATGGCCATGGGCATCTAGTATTTACAAAGGTCTTTGCTTTTcctaattaattttatttatatactaatatatttttaattatatatagtGCAGGGTGGTGTTTGTGGTGTAGAGTGGTAGTAGTGGGGGTGTAGGGTGGTGCAGGGTGGTGGTAGTGGGGGGTGGTGCAGAATGGTGGTGGCAGGGGTGGTgcagggtggtggtgttgggagGTGCAGGGTGGTGATTTTGAGTGGTACAGAAGTTGAGCTCCAGACTGTTACGGACACTGCTAAATTCTGGGGTGAGGAAGGGTCTGCTGTAATGAGCATTGCCGGGCAACGGCTCATTACCATAAACTGTACTGACATGCCGTAGACAGGAAAGAATCATAAATGTTAAACATTCCCAGATTGGGCTTAAAATAGAGCAAGGGATCGAATAGAGTGCATcagcttgagagagagaaaaagaaagagaacaaaagAAAGAGGGGTTAATACGGaaacacacatgaatgaaattagtttttaaaaacaatggagaaaagaatcagcaaagAAAATCTTGGTTTTGATTTTGCTGGTGAGTTTTCTGTGTCCCAGAGTTTAACAGCAGTCCCCATCCAGTGCTCCACTGGCTAAAGACGTTCAGAAAGAAACAGATCATTACCCGTGATgggtccagtgtgtgtgtgtgtgagacagctgCTACTAAGACAGAATGAAATACAATCTACCGTTCAGTCAACATTCATCCACCCACAGTCCAGTCATGGGTATCTGATGCTACTGGAAAAGCAGggcaaaaataagttttaaaaaatatactttgcATTGGTGTGTAAGATCTACAACAAcctgttctttctctccccctctcctcctctccccccccctctccccctctccccctctctctccccctctccctctctctctcttcccccctttcccccctctctccccctctcctctcctctctctcagacagtgTGGTGTTGGTGCCTTAGCAGGATGAGCTCCACTGGCGTGCAGTACACCACGGTGCAGTCCTCGGACCGGCCCGTGACTCTGAGCGTGGGGATGGGGCCTGGGCATGCGGACAGGAAGCCGCGCTACATCCAGAGAGACGGCAGCTGCAGGCTGGCCCTGGAGCACGTCCCGGGGCACCTGGGGCTGTACGTGACAGACATCTTCACCACGCTGGTGGAGATCCGCTGGCGGGTGATGTTCCTGCTCTTCTCGCTGTCCTACATCCTGTCCTGGCTGTTCTTCGGCCTGCTCTTCTGGATCATCGCGCTGGCGCACGGGGACCTGGTCGGCCTGTCCGACGGGCCGTGCGTGGACAACGTGCGCAGCTTCACCGCCGccttcctcttctccctggAGACGCAGACCACCATCGGCTACGGCTTCCGCGGGATGACGGAGAACTGCGCGGTGGCCATCGCCCTGGTGACCGTGCAGGACGTTCTCAGCTGCTTCATCGACACCGTGGTCATCGGCATCGTGGTGGCCAAGATGGCGTCCGCGCGCAAGCGAGCGCAGACGGTGGGCTTCAGCAGCTGTGCGGTGATCAACCGCCGCGACGGCCACATGTGCCTGTCCTGGCGCCTGGGCGACTTCCGCAAGAACCACATGGTGGAGGGCGTGGCCACGGCCCAGATCGTCCGGCTCCAGCAGCGGACCTCCGGCGAAGTGGGCGTGGTCTACCAGGACCTCCCCCTCCAGCAGAGCGACATCctcctggccacgcccaccaccgTGACCCACCCGATCGTGCTCGGCAGCCCGCTGTACGGCCTGAGCATGCTGGACTTGTACCGGGAGGACTTTGAGCTGGTGGTGTCCTTCACCTACACGGGCGACTCCACCGGCATCCTGCACCAGACCCGCTCCTCCTACCGGCCCGCCCAGATCCGCTGGGGCGCGCGCTTCAAGGACGTCCTGCTGGTGAATGGGCCGAGCTACAGGGCTGACTACACCCTGTTCCATGAGACCGTCCCGGTCCAGTTCCACGCCCGCAGCGCCCAGGACCAGGACCGCTGCAAGCCGGACGACCCCGCCACCACCCCCGCCCTGACCAATGGCCAAGCACCACCCAATGCCAGCCCCACCCATGCAACCCCATAGGGGCTCTGAGCACTGCAaaaatcactcacacacacatacacacactcacacacacacaccccacatacacacacacacaccacacacgctcacacacacacacacacacacacactcacacacacacatctcataCCTGGGACTGGATAAAGCCTGTTTAATCTTCTTCTTGTATTGGACATAGAAACACAGGAAAGTCATAGCAGCGGTGGCTTGGGATTCCGGTTTGCAAACTGGCGTGAGACTCTAACATATTTAAACTCTCTATTAGGGTAGACAACCTACTTCTGCCTgaccccttctccctctccgctTCCTCAGCCTAGGGAACATTTACCACAGACTCTGTCTCATTTTCCTATGATTGTGCATATTAAAACCCTTTTATTAATACTCCGTTCTTATTAAACACTATCCGTCATCTAACCTTTCAGTGTGTTCTTTACTATATGTTTGGGCATCTACTTATTTTTAAGCAGAAGTGGCATGCTGGCGTGACTAATCTGAATTAAAGCAAAGAGGGTCACAGGtgacccctccctctcacaggtGACCCCTGCTCTCACAGGTGACCCTCCCTCTCACAGGTGACCCCCGCTCTCACAGGTGACCCTCCCTCTCACAGGTGACACTGAATCTACTGTGCTGCTTCAGAGAGAGCAGCCTTTTTATCCCTTTCATGAACGTGGATGTTAAAAGATTATCTGTCTCTCCATTAGAGGCAGTGAATAATGATGCACTCGGGTGAGACTGAGCCGAGCGTTCGGGACAAAATGCCCGTCTATCGCCAGACACCCAAAGCCGTCTGCTGCCACACAGCCACGGGCAGAAGGTCAGGCTCTTCTCTATGGTGCAAAAAAagcattcttttat
Protein-coding sequences here:
- the kcnj16a gene encoding inward rectifier potassium channel 16 isoform X2 yields the protein MSSTGVQYTTVQSSDRPVTLSVGMGPGHADRKPRYIQRDGSCRLALEHVPGHLGLYVTDIFTTLVEIRWRVMFLLFSLSYILSWLFFGLLFWIIALAHGDLVGLSDGPCVDNVRSFTAAFLFSLETQTTIGYGFRGMTENCAVAIALVTVQDVLSCFIDTVVIGIVVAKMASARKRAQTVGFSSCAVINRRDGHMCLSWRLGDFRKNHMVEGVATAQIVRLQQRTSGEVGVVYQDLPLQQSDILLATPTTVTHPIVLGSPLYGLSMLDLYREDFELVVSFTYTGDSTGILHQTRSSYRPAQIRWGARFKDVLLVNGPSYRADYTLFHETVPVQFHARSAQDQDRCKPDDPATTPALTNGQAPPNASPTHATP
- the kcnj16a gene encoding inward rectifier potassium channel 16 isoform X1 — protein: MTDIGLLLDEKLVGGLASSVWCWCLSRMSSTGVQYTTVQSSDRPVTLSVGMGPGHADRKPRYIQRDGSCRLALEHVPGHLGLYVTDIFTTLVEIRWRVMFLLFSLSYILSWLFFGLLFWIIALAHGDLVGLSDGPCVDNVRSFTAAFLFSLETQTTIGYGFRGMTENCAVAIALVTVQDVLSCFIDTVVIGIVVAKMASARKRAQTVGFSSCAVINRRDGHMCLSWRLGDFRKNHMVEGVATAQIVRLQQRTSGEVGVVYQDLPLQQSDILLATPTTVTHPIVLGSPLYGLSMLDLYREDFELVVSFTYTGDSTGILHQTRSSYRPAQIRWGARFKDVLLVNGPSYRADYTLFHETVPVQFHARSAQDQDRCKPDDPATTPALTNGQAPPNASPTHATP